A segment of the Candidatus Zixiibacteriota bacterium genome:
CAAGTTTCATTTATTGTGTATTAATTGGAGAATTCTATTGAAAAGGCCGGACAGTAGTGTAATCACTTAATAGTTGGGGTTTTCCAACCCAGAGTGTTTTTTGCAGCGTTGAAATTTTCTGAAAACATTAAGTTTTATATGAATGTAGCGCGTAGGAGCGTATTGCAATATGCTCCTGCGCGCGGTGCATATATTGTCTTAATATTTAAGTGATTACCGTTTATCAACAGCCTGAGATGCTTGCCCAATGCGAACATCCCGATGAATAAATTAACGCTCTCACTTCCTGGCTTTAATAAATAAAACAGTGCCGACTGCCAGGAATATAAGATTGCCTATGGTTGCCGCCAGAAGCGGCGGTAGATTTTGATTGTATCCGAAAGATTGACCAGCCCTAAGCAATACAAAATAAATAAAACTGACAATTATACTTATGCCAAAACCAACCGAGCCTCCCGAACGGCGAGGATTGGCGGCTAATGGAATGCCGAGTATAATTATAATGAAATTGATAAACGGAAAACTTATTTTAAGATAAAGCTCCACTTTGTCTCTGGAAGTTTCCTGTCCCATCCATTTCTTAAGCTGTATTGTTTTAATCAGCTCGAAAAAACGCGTATCTCTTGGTTTTTTCATGCGATGACTCATTATCTCGGGAGTTTGAGGCAAGAAATCGCCAAATAATGTATCTAAAGCGATAAATTCCGTTTCTTTATCGCCCTCAAAAACCCTTTTGGTAACGCCGGTTAAAATCCATCCTGAATCAGCCCAAAACATATTTACCGCCCCAATAGCTATTTTTATCTTATTATCCTCTATTTTTTCAATGATTGTAAAATCCCCGGTCTTCGTGTTTTCATTATAAGTGCGGGCATAAACAACCCAGCCATCCTTGCCCGTTTTGATAACATTCTGCCTTATCTTGCCGCGTGATGTATCCCGTTTCTGTATTTGAACTTTCTTTATCCGGTCTTTTTTATAATTTGAGGGCGTTACTATTAAATCAGTAAAAAATATAGCGGCTATCGAGATAATAAATCCGGCAATTAATATAGGCGCAGTCAATCGGTATAATGAAAGACCGGTTGCTTTCATAACTTCCAGTTCATGATATTTCGCCAGTGAGCCTATGGTAAACATGGTCGAAAGCATGGTTGCTACGGGCAGGGCAAGGATAATAATAAATGGTATATAGTAAATATAATATAGAATCACTAATCTAGTGGTTGCCTGGCTATCAATAAATTTATCTATGTTCTCTATCAGGTCAACTATTATTACAACTAAAATAAAGGCAAGCAAGGCAAAGCCTAAGATTTTCAAGAACCTTCCCAGTATATATTTGTCTGTTAATTTCATTGTTTTTGACCGGGTAGTAATTTTTGTATGAAAACTAATACATCTATAGTGGTCTGTTTATTAACTATATAAATAAGAATTATGCCCGCCGCCCCGATTATTATATTGGGCAGCCACATAGCTAAAGCCCCCGATATATACATGCGATCGGCTAACTCCTCGCCGCCAATAAGAAATGCCCAGTAAATTATGAAAAACAATAGCGATAGGCCAATACTTGTAGCCATACCGCCCTTTCTGGTCATAACTCCTAAGGGGGCGCCAATAAGAATAAAAACAATGCAAGCCGCAGGAATAGAAAATTTCTTATGTATTTCCACGCTTCTGGAATTCATAAGCCGGGTATAGGTCTTGATATTGTTTATTTCAAATTTAATAATGCTTAACAGGTCTTTAGTGGATTTCGAGGCATGGCGAATCGGTATTTTCTTAAGTACTTTGAGCGGCGCATTTTTTTC
Coding sequences within it:
- a CDS encoding LptF/LptG family permease, which codes for MKILGFALLAFILVVIIVDLIENIDKFIDSQATTRLVILYYIYYIPFIIILALPVATMLSTMFTIGSLAKYHELEVMKATGLSLYRLTAPILIAGFIISIAAIFFTDLIVTPSNYKKDRIKKVQIQKRDTSRGKIRQNVIKTGKDGWVVYARTYNENTKTGDFTIIEKIEDNKIKIAIGAVNMFWADSGWILTGVTKRVFEGDKETEFIALDTLFGDFLPQTPEIMSHRMKKPRDTRFFELIKTIQLKKWMGQETSRDKVELYLKISFPFINFIIIILGIPLAANPRRSGGSVGFGISIIVSFIYFVLLRAGQSFGYNQNLPPLLAATIGNLIFLAVGTVLFIKARK